Proteins from a single region of Haloarcula laminariae:
- a CDS encoding DUF5658 family protein, which translates to MSRTFSEDAVYVADSSLRCDHLLWSLVLAAAAGDVLLTLTGLSLCFTEANPVARAFLDVAGGAGLVALKLAALAVLVGVYRVVRPLFRRAALVAFFTPQLLAVWHNGILIARHAGGCG; encoded by the coding sequence GTGTCACGGACGTTCAGCGAGGACGCAGTGTACGTCGCCGACTCGTCGCTCCGGTGTGACCACCTGCTCTGGAGCCTCGTGCTCGCGGCGGCCGCCGGCGACGTGCTGTTGACCCTCACCGGGCTATCGCTGTGTTTCACCGAGGCGAACCCCGTGGCCAGGGCCTTCCTCGATGTCGCCGGGGGCGCCGGACTCGTCGCACTGAAACTGGCCGCGCTGGCCGTACTGGTCGGCGTCTATCGGGTGGTACGGCCGCTGTTCCGTCGGGCGGCGCTGGTGGCCTTTTTCACCCCACAGCTGCTTGCGGTCTGGCACAACGGGATACTCATCGCGCGACACGCCGGCGGCTGTGGGTGA
- a CDS encoding DUF7344 domain-containing protein: MVANDENSEAEVSLTERLELLASKRRRTVLELLAASGTAVHSLESLATAVTQAEQGADAQPARSVRLCLHHVHLPKLDAAGLVAYDPGCHVVEYTGSRAVEQLLETVE; this comes from the coding sequence ATGGTAGCTAACGACGAAAACTCCGAGGCCGAGGTGTCGCTGACCGAACGGCTAGAGCTACTGGCCTCGAAACGCAGGCGGACGGTGCTCGAACTGCTCGCTGCGTCCGGCACGGCCGTCCACTCGCTGGAGTCGCTTGCGACCGCGGTCACACAGGCCGAACAGGGAGCCGACGCTCAGCCCGCCCGCAGCGTCCGTCTGTGTCTCCATCACGTCCACCTGCCGAAACTCGATGCCGCCGGTCTCGTGGCGTACGACCCCGGCTGTCACGTCGTCGAGTACACGGGGTCCAGAGCGGTCGAACAGCTGCTGGAGACGGTCGAGTAG
- a CDS encoding HTH domain-containing protein gives MHTDDATDPTLDAVVPPTDSDLRVTVFVHSVGPAPNKPSQDRLVAALRSLADRDVLDDVDLLVWGSSICPSSPLTDLGSGRRILDAVTEFYDLTADSDLSIAPFFSVSTVTTAYGDEAFERIVPPSRAVAVYEGSELAAVFPCLVDGTAYTPEDLVAHLRGQRTAAAGPAMVDESA, from the coding sequence ATGCACACAGACGACGCTACCGACCCGACGCTCGACGCAGTGGTGCCCCCGACAGACAGCGACCTCCGGGTGACCGTTTTCGTCCACTCGGTCGGGCCCGCCCCGAACAAGCCGTCACAGGACCGGCTCGTGGCGGCGCTCAGGTCGCTCGCCGACCGCGACGTACTCGACGACGTAGACCTGCTCGTCTGGGGGAGCAGCATCTGTCCGAGCAGCCCGCTCACCGACCTCGGCAGCGGGCGTCGTATCCTCGATGCGGTCACCGAGTTTTACGACCTCACGGCCGACAGTGACCTCTCGATAGCGCCGTTTTTCAGCGTCTCGACGGTGACGACGGCGTACGGGGACGAAGCGTTCGAGCGAATCGTCCCCCCGTCCAGGGCCGTCGCGGTCTACGAGGGGTCCGAGCTGGCGGCCGTCTTCCCCTGTCTCGTCGACGGTACCGCGTACACGCCCGAAGACCTGGTCGCGCACCTGCGAGGGCAGCGAACGGCCGCCGCGGGGCCGGCCATGGTCGACGAATCGGCCTGA
- a CDS encoding Gfo/Idh/MocA family protein, translated as MTLETAVVGSVGADSHLAGVQECPATELVAVCDGDEARAREKATEYDANAYADFEGLLARESPEWIHLCTPVGTHLELARMAIEDGIPVLIAAPVTDTVANAAELERLVAEYDATVSVAHDRNFTPAVRSARDHIEDGAVGEVRSVDLLYACETWPDGADRGAGAFELPGGEFEAGLAHPIYTVLNLGGFPSHPDSIQSSASLLDGDQVFGYDSAQFQYTTDDGVLCSGTVVASDVSHRVIQVHGDRGSIEIDVDSQSVTVRGRDEQATKTRALDTVGHVLNQIRGAAGSLTADADPDRDDDQAAPAPHRHQFAEEARAIQRDEPPAVPVDEGTWTLRIIEAIRASSRAVPDEQTVPLQTDSA; from the coding sequence ATGACACTGGAAACCGCGGTCGTCGGCAGCGTGGGGGCCGACTCCCATCTCGCAGGGGTCCAAGAGTGCCCGGCTACGGAACTCGTCGCCGTCTGTGACGGGGACGAGGCACGAGCCAGAGAGAAGGCAACCGAGTACGACGCCAACGCCTACGCCGACTTCGAGGGGCTGTTGGCCCGCGAGTCACCGGAGTGGATACACCTCTGTACGCCGGTCGGCACACACCTCGAACTGGCCCGGATGGCCATCGAGGACGGCATCCCCGTTCTGATAGCGGCCCCGGTAACCGATACCGTCGCCAATGCGGCGGAGCTGGAACGGCTCGTGGCGGAGTACGACGCCACCGTGTCGGTCGCCCACGACCGGAACTTCACGCCGGCCGTTCGGAGCGCCCGGGACCACATCGAAGACGGTGCTGTCGGCGAAGTGCGTTCCGTCGACCTGCTGTACGCCTGCGAGACGTGGCCCGACGGCGCTGACCGCGGGGCGGGCGCCTTCGAGCTCCCCGGCGGCGAGTTCGAGGCGGGGCTCGCGCACCCGATTTACACGGTCTTGAACCTCGGTGGCTTCCCGTCTCACCCCGACTCGATACAGTCGAGCGCGTCGCTCCTGGACGGCGACCAGGTGTTCGGGTACGACAGCGCCCAGTTCCAGTACACCACCGACGACGGTGTGCTCTGTAGCGGAACGGTGGTGGCGAGTGATGTCTCCCATAGGGTCATCCAGGTCCACGGCGACCGGGGAAGCATCGAAATCGACGTCGATTCCCAGTCGGTGACAGTCCGCGGCCGCGACGAGCAGGCGACGAAGACCCGCGCGCTGGACACGGTCGGCCACGTTCTGAATCAGATACGGGGGGCAGCCGGGAGCCTCACCGCGGACGCTGACCCCGACCGAGACGACGACCAGGCCGCCCCGGCCCCTCACCGCCACCAGTTCGCCGAGGAGGCACGCGCGATACAGCGGGACGAGCCGCCGGCGGTACCGGTCGACGAGGGGACGTGGACGCTGCGTATCATCGAGGCCATCCGTGCGAGTTCGAGGGCGGTCCCCGACGAACAGACGGTCCCGCTGCAGACGGACAGCGCGTAA
- a CDS encoding 3-keto-5-aminohexanoate cleavage protein: MTYSEYMRGDEVTLGVAPTGYRHSTDVNDALPVEPESVATQVYESVALGATVAHLHGRDGDGAPDPARLPAFGRAVRELCGHDVLLEYAAGPDAPLGDFLDALDAAPAPDLVTVRLGPTQSGYRSVAETSRRDTERLVEAALDRGITPNLLVTGGADSHELARLCQESLLPDPPVVTLQLGAPSGAVGSPLSLLALLDSVPESAHCFVRATGPNQYPLTAMAFFMGAHPMVGMADNLFFDPDTPVERNAQLVRTMAQLAQRSLRSLASVESARRRLAVPAALTEDTDVEA, from the coding sequence ATGACCTACAGCGAGTACATGCGCGGCGACGAGGTAACGCTCGGCGTCGCTCCGACCGGCTATCGACACTCGACGGACGTGAACGACGCCCTCCCGGTCGAACCCGAGTCCGTCGCGACACAGGTGTACGAGTCGGTGGCGCTCGGGGCGACCGTCGCCCACCTCCACGGACGCGACGGCGACGGGGCCCCCGACCCGGCGCGGCTGCCCGCGTTCGGGCGCGCGGTCAGGGAGCTGTGTGGGCACGACGTGCTGCTCGAATACGCGGCGGGGCCGGACGCGCCGCTGGGCGACTTCCTCGACGCGCTGGACGCGGCGCCGGCCCCCGACCTCGTCACCGTCCGGCTGGGGCCGACGCAGTCGGGCTATCGGTCGGTCGCGGAGACGAGCCGCCGCGACACGGAGCGGCTCGTCGAGGCGGCGCTCGACCGCGGCATCACCCCGAACCTGCTGGTGACTGGCGGCGCCGACTCCCACGAACTCGCCCGTCTGTGCCAGGAGTCGTTGCTGCCCGACCCGCCCGTGGTCACGCTCCAGCTGGGCGCCCCCTCGGGGGCTGTCGGGTCGCCCCTGAGTCTGCTCGCGCTCCTCGATTCGGTGCCCGAGTCGGCCCACTGCTTCGTCCGCGCGACCGGCCCCAACCAGTACCCGCTGACGGCGATGGCCTTCTTCATGGGCGCCCACCCGATGGTCGGCATGGCGGACAACCTCTTTTTCGACCCGGACACCCCGGTCGAGCGCAACGCCCAGCTCGTCCGGACGATGGCACAGCTGGCACAGCGTTCGCTCCGTTCGCTGGCGTCCGTCGAGAGCGCTCGCCGTCGGCTCGCCGTCCCGGCGGCGCTCACCGAGGACACCGACGTCGAGGCGTAG